The sequence gagcatcctgtaagttttctctagcaagggctaaagaggttcggagggtgttttgtaggttggttacaaagtccagaatgttagttcctggagaaggtgtaaatccctcccattgctgcttcaccaactgcaatggccccttaacctcacggccatatacaagttcaaatggggaaaaccctaaactgggatgtggtacagctctgtaggcaaagagcaactgctgcaatactaggtcccaatcattggagtgctcatttacgaatcatggcccccaaagttccattaaacttctccaccatgccatttgtttgatggtggtaaggagtggtaaccaagtgatttaccccatgagcttcccaaaggtttttcatagttcctgccaggaaattagtccctgcatctgtgaggatgtcggagggccaacctaccctggcaaaaatgtctgctagtgcctggcacacacttttagccctggtgttgcttagagctactgcttccggccatcgggtggcaaaatccatgaaagtcagtatgtactgctttcctctgggtgtctttttcggaaaaggacccagaatatccacagctactcgctgaaatggaacttcaatgatggggagtggctggagaggggctttgacctggtcttggggtattcccactctttggcacacctcacaagactggacataggtagaaacatccttgcccattccctcccagtggaatgacccccccaaacggtctttggtcctgttcaccccagcatggccactagggtgatcatgggctaagctcaagagcttggcccggtatttagttggaactaccaactgtctctgaggatgccagtcttcctggtgtccaccagaaagagtttccttgtataaaagtcctctttctacaacaaacctggatcgattagaagagctgagaggcggtgggttgctctgtgccgccgtccaagctctctggaggctttcatctgcttcctgttcggtctggaactgttcccttgatgctggagacatcagttcctcattggattggggacataggcttggtccctctggaagcgatataggggatggagctgtttctgttgactgtgaaccgctctccgctggtgcactatgttgggattcaggctccggctgagcctcttgtgtagggttatcggctgctgccagttcaggttcggtggggccctctggtgttgaggttgcaagtactggattcagtgctgacacggggtctggtgttggttgttcggctggttccggttctgggactggttccgtctgggtctctgggactggatccactactgctgttgcagacattggcctggggtccaggtccagcacctctgaccgggtcctgatagaagtttccggaacagagctaggcctcacagcttgtttagcctggctgcgggtgaccgttcccaccctcttggcctgcttcacatgcttggccaagtcttcccccaacagcatggggatgggataatcatcatagactgcaaaagtccacattcctgaccagcccttgtactggacaggcaacttggctgtaggcaaattgaaagagttggacttgaagggttgaatcgtcacttggatctctgggttgattaaattggggtccactaaggaagcgtggatagctgacacttgtgctccggtgtccctccacgcggtgaccttcttcccacccacactcacagtttccctccgctccaagggtatctgggaggtatctgggcctgtggacctctggtgtgattccggtgcaacgaactgtaatctgttggggttcttggggcagttggcctttacatgccccagctcgttacatttaaaacattgtccagctgacgggtcactggggcgaggagggttgctggagaacggggtggtgggacgataaggggtctggagggttctttgggaggtaggtggggctttgggcggcccccggtaatagggtgtggtctggggtggtcccttctggtctccgctccaactgcgaccagttttcttcttctctgccacctccacccatctggctccaatctctcctgcctcgattacagttttgggcttcccgtctaggatgtatctttctatttcctcaggaacaccctctaagaattgttccatttgcattaggaagggcaaatttactggagattcaacacttgctcctgatatccaggcatcccaatgtttcacaatgtggtaggcatgtcgggtaaatgacatgtctggtttccaccttagggctctgaacctccgatgagactgctcgggtgttatccccattctgactcttgccttggatttaaacagttcatacttgttcatgtgttctttaggcatttcagctgccacctcaactaagggtccactgagctgcggcctcagctctaccatgtattggtcagtagagatgttgtacccaaggcaggccctttcgaagttttctaagaaggcctcagtatcatcacctgccttgtaggtggggaactttctgggatgggaagtggtacctggagaaggattgctagggtttgttggtatattctgctgggcctttatcctctccacctcctccacatgcttcctctctttttccttctcctcctccacatgcttccttgcctccatttccctcttgtgggcagcctcctgtacctccttctccagccgcatgagttctatctgtctttcatgttccctttgtttttcctcagcctgaaatttgggtaattccagctgtagtcgagctgaggatttggtcattctaacctctctgtttttaactaactttacacccgaggtttagaaataaacaaacaaaacgtggctgtaaaattttgctgtgctggaatagaatacctattctctgatagtgactgtcagcctacagaaaaagacaattcccttgtctctgctctgggcccaaattaaagcaaaaaacctccaactacttggaaacctgcttacccagcccaaagaaaaagcaaatgggtagaacacacaccccctatttacttttaggaagaaaagaaaaaaaaacctctgggttggaagactgtgaatttccctgcaggagttaagtaccctgcctccaggcaaagaaaacctgcaattcacaagataatccccttttgtctctgcttggccacaaagcagagaaaacaaaggtgctttcagtttcaaagctgctttctggacttcctttccacaggaaaaaaaaaattcctttttaaaatctgtatttctagttcaaaaaatctcaactggatctcaaaatgatttcaggttaatcccaccactatgccaccatgtcaaggttcctcccccactctgaactctagggtacagatgtggggacctgcatgaaaaaaacctcctaagcttatctttaccagcttaggtcaaaacttccccaaggtacaaaatattccccccgttgtccttggactggccgctaccaccaccaaactaatactggttactggggaagagctgtttggacgcgtccttccccccaaaatacttcccaaaaccttgcaccccacttcctggacaaggtttggtaaaaagcctcaccaatttgcatagatgaccacagacccaaacccttggatctgagaacaatgaaaaagcattcagttttttacaagaagacttttaataaaaaatagaagtaaatagaaataaagaaatcccccctgtaaaatcaggatggtagatatcttacagggtaattagattcaaaaacatagagaacccctctaggcaaaaccttaagttacaaaaaagatacacagacagaaatagttattctattcagcacaattcttttctcagccatttaaagaaatcataatctaacacatacctagctagattacttactaaaagttctaagactccattcctggtctatccccggccaagacgactacagacagacacaggccctttgtttctctccctcctcccagcttttgaaagtatcttgtctcctcattcgtcattttggtcaggtgccagcaaggttacctttagcttcttaaccctttacaggtgagaggagctttcccctggccaggagggatttcaaaggggtttacccttccctttatatttatgacaactggtgACCCAGCTTGACTGCCAAATCCCATTATAAATGTCCAGTGCTGGCAGTTACAAAATCATCTGTACTAAAAAACTGAACCCACTTGTTATAGATGTATGTTCAATACAGTAAAATAGAACCTCATGCTGTTAGTAAGTCACTTTCTAAAAAGAATTGTACCTTTAACATTCTTACTATTAAATATATGCCTTTTCTTAACTTTCTGGGATAGTGATGTAGAAGAAATATGTTAGCATGTATTCTTCTTAGGCTGGGAagatcatagaatgtcagggttggaagggacctctagaggtcatctagtccaaccccctgctcaaagcaggaccgatccctaactaaatcatcccagccagggctttgtcaagcctgatcttaaaaacctcaaaggaaggagattccaccaccacctccctaggtaacccattccagtgcttcaccatgctcctactgaaaaagttttttctaatatccaacctaaacctcccccactgcaacttgagaccattgcttcttgttctgtcatctgctaccactgagaacagtctagatccatcctctttggaaccccctttcaggtagttaaaagcagctaacaaatcccctctcattcttctcttctgcagactaaacaatcccagttccctcagcctctcctcacaagtcatgtgttccagtccctgaataatttttgttgccctctactgggcgctttccaatttttccacatctttcttgtagtgtggggcccaaaactggacacagtactccagatgaggcctcaatgtcaaacagaggggaatgatcacatcccttgatctgctggcaatgcccctacttatacagcccaaaatgttgttagccttcttggcagcaagggcacactgactcctATCtggcttctcgtccactgtaacccctaggtccttttctgcagaactgctgactagccattcggtcccgaatctgtagcagtgcatgggattcttctgtcctaagtacagaactctgcacttgtccttgttgaagctcacctgatttcttttgacccaatcctctaatttgtctaggtccttctgtatcctatccctaccctccaatgtatctaccacttctcccagtttagtgtcatttgcaaacttgctgagggtgcaatccacaccatcctccagatcattaatgaagatactgaacaaaaccagtcccaggactgacccttgggacactccacttgataccggctgccaagtagacatggagccattaatcactacccattgagcctgacaatctagccagctttctatgcatCTTATAGTTCATCTCAGTGAGAGAGTTGGAGTGACTTATGGGACTCTTCCTGGATCACAGGTTGATGTCCTAGAGTTAAAAGGTCTTGGAATGTTCTGAAACAGTCTTATGACAGTGTTGGGGCTGCTACTGCTGTCTCATCTGGCAAAGATGACTTTCAGTGGGGAAAGGGATTGCCAGGTTCCTCTGGTGCCACTTAGGTCTGTTCTGAGACTGCTACTGATGTCTAGCATAGGAGGGCTGACTAAAACTGCAGATCTAGGCTGAAAAAGTCAGAAGGATGCTAATCAGaagagtgaggttctggaacagctgttCACTAGAAGTAGCAGGGGAAAATAACCTCACTAGTCTAATTTGACTGTAGGTTTTAATGACAATCTCCAAACAGATCATTGAAAAACAAAGGTTAGCAAACACTGGCAGGTCCACACCTCTAGGTTCCATTTTACTGCCATGGGTGGTCAGAGAAAAGTGGAGGAGGAAGGCAGGCACTCTGCCTTTCATGCCTTTGTGGAAACATGAAGTGGTATGGGACATGTGACCACAACTGACACTACTATTCAATGGGCTCTACCCAGTCTTTAGCCCATGAGTACCTACAGCATGATCCATGCTGACATATTTGAACTATGCACTTTTGTTAACATTTAAGGATGTACTCAGTAAGTACACTGTCAATGCATTAAAAGGATGTGTGTTTGACCAGGTAACAAAAATATTTACCTATATTTAcagacacctcaggaatggaggttgtctgtaactctgaaatgttcaaaaCTCTGAACAAAGCACAGTTTGGGCTCCAGATTCAGCAGCTGACACTACAGGCCAAGTTTCAGGGGCATCTGAGCTTTCTACTCAGCCCTGGCTGGCGTAAGTTTGCAAGCTTTTCCTCTTGCCGGCAGAtagtgcatgtgagagagagagaacagcttATCCCCTGGGGGAGCTGGAGGTAAAAAAACAGTGCATCCCCTTCCTGGCAGGGGCAGTGGTGAAAGCAGTGCAGACCCCACTGCCTCAGGCTGGCAGCCTAGATGTGCTTACCTTGAAGATGCAATGCAGGCAGAGTAGAGTATTTACTTTCTGCCTTCCCCCCCCCGATAgtgcctgattggttacttctgGTTTCACATAATGGCCAGTAGTCCAGTGAGTCTGTAAATCCCGTgtttgtatctttgaggttctactgtataccaCAAGAAAAGCCCTGTAGCCCCACAGATGAATTTTCAGCAAACAAAGGAACTCTTTAGGCCCCTAAGGCCTCATTCAAACAATGTGggggtattttattttttaaagcaatggGGAATTTTAAATCTGAAACAATACATATACAAACTAGCAGTACTGGAGCTGTACACTAAAATACTATGACAAATTGAATTTGTCAGCTCATAGTTGATCACTTCTAAAGCAGTTCCCCATTTGCTATGTACGTAAGTTAGAGTGAAATAATTGCTGTTGGAACTTTAGACTCTGGAGTGAAAAGAATAGGTTCAACAAATCAATTGTTTAACATAACTTTATAACGAAGATAAGCTATATACTAAGAAAATAGTAGGAGCAGCCTATACTGAAGTCAGTTTTTCAAATATCTTCGAAATGAGAAATCAGTCTCCTGCTGTCAAAACAAGACCAGCTGTTTTCCACttaaaaacttttgaaaaaagtCAGCATAAAAGATTAAATTGTCTTCAGAATCTCCACCTGGTGGTTTCAGATTTTACCTTTTACATCTACTGTGATACAGCATCCTGTCAAAAAGACAGATTTTCGGTATACAAGTCTATAAGCAACAATGGAGCAAGGATGTCCTGATGGGGAAAAAAGCCCTCATCTTTTACCACATCATAAAATGATCTCCTTTCAACTCATTTGTAGTATATATGCAGTTGAAGTGTCCACACCATGCAATGTCAAATTTTATTTGAAAGAAACAGCAGGACCTCTTAATATTATCTTCCAGTTTTCCTGGGATGTTTTAGAAATAAGCATAGTTCTTAAATGAGGATTGGATAAATCTACagctaaaacaatttaaataaccaatttaaatggaaaatgcaaAATGTTTCTGAAACAACTAGGTCTTCAGTCACTTGTATGAGGTCTTTCACATATTTAATAAGCCAACGCTAAGAAATCAGTTTATATAACATGCAAAATAATGGATTACGTGTACTCTAAACTGAACCAAAGTATCTTACAGTATAGCTGTGTATCTGCTTGATATTATGCTATTCATTTCAAAATTATAACTATTTTGGAATGACAGTATAAAGATACCTGCTTGCAAAAGTTTCTCTATTTTGTAGTGCAGAATAGTAAACAGAATGGTCCAAAATCTGCCTTGCACCCTATCCAACCTCACAAAATAGTTCAAGTTCCATATTCAGGAGGGTGCTTCAACATTCAAATTCTATTTACCTCAGTGGAACTTAAATATATGATTAAGAGTTGTCCTGAAAAGAAATGGCGTAAGTTAGGGAAGAATGGCTGTAAATCTTTTGATctattatattttctttattctttcacTGGCGCAATGTGCAGGTATAGGTTTCTTGCATCAACCATGCAGTACATTGTTCAGCAGTtttgatcttttttaaaaaaaagaaaagaaaagctgtttgagAGTTGCTGACTTATTGGAAAATAGTATTGCAAGGTCTTAATTGCCAGCCCCAGATGTTTCTTTAACCACAGCATGCTGGGATGCATCTCAGAGCTCACAtgacaggggcaagggggaatTAGTCTTGTATTGTGCTGTGCAAGAGTTTCCTATTTAGGACTGTGACAAACATAGCAACTTTTAATCTTACTACGTTAACCAATATTTCTCCCTTTAGGCCTAACAATTAAGAAATTCCCTATTCTTTGTGCTAAGTCATACAATTGTGAAATACACCCAGACACTAAAGCTTTTTTTGCATTTAGATCTGATTTCCTTccaacaggctacataaacacGAGATCTGCTTTTCATCTCTGCATTGATAAGGCAACTGATATACTGATGCCTCTAACTTTGGAATACAGTAAGATTTGCTACGACTGTTTATACTGACTTGTTCAGTTAACACTTTCACGACCCATGGCAACTGGAAGGATTTTTACAGTATTTCTCATAACCCCAAAAGctcaattttggaaaaaaattatggGGCAGCTGATTTGTCTTAAGTCTTCAAAAAGAGAACATGTCAAACATGCTGAAAACTTACCAGGTTATTTAAGCTAATTACAGTTCAGATTCATGAAGATACAATAAAGTCTCTCTATTTAAAAGTATTCAGCTTAAAAGATGTTTTTTCCCAAGAAATTGCACTTTTCTGTCGAATGCACTTGATCGAACAGGAGAATTGGGTTCATAGAATGGATTCATTGCAAActgaggaaaaaggagagagactcATCAATAAACAGACTGTTTAGAACTACAAAGAAACAGAGAAATAATTAGTATTCTTCAGCTCTTAAGAGACCAATTACTAAAAGCCCTACATTGAACCTTAGCACCAGTTTTTAAGTAGAAATCCCTAGTGATATTACGGGAGATTTCTGTTTAAACTGGCACTGTTCTGAGGCTCAGGTGACTGTCTTCCCCTCAGTGTACTATTGCAGTTGCTCCAGCTGGTGGAACCATTTTAATAAGACTTGTTATTATTTGCTTAAATAAAGACAGTTATCAGACCCCAAATCTTAGTTCTTTCTCCATACCGTAATGTTAATTTGACCAAGCTGAGAGGCtgctgccccccaaccccatttGTATATTACAAGAGTTTAAACAAACTGGGGTGAAATCCAGCCCAATGAGGGGCTGTCAACACCTGCCCCACAActctgggtgcctcacaatgccttCTATTGTAGCTCCCAAGCTGGGCcgctcacaaacagcatgcaggtcacatcctgagtgtctgtgtattgCTACACCCTtagtccagcaactctgaccccagcagcctgccagcaacactccagtcacactgtggcttccagcagccttggttactcgctgcagggtgaccccaacatacacccagtcctgaattttccccaaaatgtgttctgcactgtccagccctcttcagggcagttcagatattaaaggCCTGTTGCCCCTGTAAGGGGGTCAATATGCAActgtttgctactttaactggagttacctaaacagttcagtttaaacactggatttgttctgattaaaaataaaaagtttaactacaaagagatacaTTTTAAGTAGGTAGAAGTATAAGATATTGAAGTCACAAATGGTTACAAGATAAAACGCTTCCTAGTAGCTAAAATTTAATGGAGTAGACTTGGCTCAAG is a genomic window of Lepidochelys kempii isolate rLepKem1 chromosome 1, rLepKem1.hap2, whole genome shotgun sequence containing:
- the TRAPPC2 gene encoding trafficking protein particle complex subunit 2 isoform X1, coding for MVELRPQLSGPLVEVAAEMPKEHMNKYELFKSKARVRMGITPEQSHRRFRALRWKPDMSFTRHAYHIVKHWDAWISGASVESPVNLPFLMQMEQFLEGVPEEIERYILDGKPKTVIEAGEIGARWVEVAEKKKTGRSWSGDQKGPPQTTPYYRGPPKAPPTSQRTLQTPYRPTTPFSSNPPRPSDPSAGQCFKCNELGHVKANCPKNPNRLQFVAPESHQRSTGPDTSQIPLERRETVSVGGKKVTAWRDTGAQVSAIHASLVDPNLINPEIQVTIQPFKSNSFNLPTAKLPVQYKGWSGMWTFAVYDDYPIPMLLGEDLAKHVKQAKRVGTVTRSQAKQAVRPSSVPETSIRTRSEVLDLDPRPMSATAVVDPVPETQTEPVPEPEPAEQPTPDPVSALNPVLATSTPEGPTEPELAAADNPTQEAQPEPESQHSAPAESGSQSTETAPSPISLPEGPSLCPQSNEELMSPASREQFQTEQEADESLQRAWTAAQSNPPPLSSSNRSRFVVERGLLYKETLSGGHQEDWHPQRQLVVPTKYRAKLLSLAHDHPSGHAGVNRTKDRLGGSFHWEGMGKDVSTYVQSCEVCQRVGIPQDQVKAPLQPLPIIEVPFQRVAVDILGPFPKKTPRGKQYILTFMDFATRWPEAVALSNTRAKSVCQALADIFARVGWPSDILTDAGTNFLAGTMKNLWEAHGVNHLVTTPYHHQTNGMVEKFNGTLGAMIRK